In Carboxydocella sporoproducens DSM 16521, the following are encoded in one genomic region:
- a CDS encoding RsmF rRNA methyltransferase first C-terminal domain-containing protein, whose amino-acid sequence MNQFPPLPEEYTTKMQSWLGNEFTAFLNSYSTTARKGLRVNLLKIQTHTLKQELHFLEEPVPWCKEGYYISRSAKAGNHPYHQAGLYYLQEPSAMAVVSALDPRPGEWILDLCAAPGGKSTQIAARLGGQGLLWSNEPSATRLKVLAENIERLGVGNCIISNELPAKLAQKLPQVFDKIVVDAPCSGEGMFRKNPSLRAQWTWRGVEFCAERQKEILSAAVTMLKPGGTLVYSTCTFNPVENEGVIDWLLTHFPELSLISHPDPLPVFDGGHPEWLLLNNRELEKCTRLWPHKLEGEGHFIALLRKTETGISSKIQRANVNITNSALKTWQAFAKDFLDSCPEGFYFERNQHLFWLPLQPPDFNGLKILRPGLLLGAFKKNRFEPAHSAALAWPLIKTINNVEFGPDDQQLFQYFAGHPLPASGNKGWLTITVNGFPVGWGKDDGHLIKNHYPKGLR is encoded by the coding sequence ATGAACCAATTCCCTCCTCTCCCTGAAGAGTATACAACCAAAATGCAGTCCTGGCTTGGCAATGAGTTCACCGCTTTTCTTAACTCCTACTCAACAACCGCCCGGAAAGGGTTAAGGGTAAACCTATTAAAGATCCAAACACATACTTTGAAGCAAGAGCTCCACTTTTTAGAAGAACCGGTCCCCTGGTGTAAGGAAGGTTATTATATATCCCGGTCAGCGAAAGCCGGGAATCATCCCTATCACCAGGCAGGCCTGTATTATTTGCAGGAGCCAAGTGCCATGGCCGTTGTAAGTGCTTTAGACCCCCGGCCTGGTGAATGGATCCTGGATTTATGCGCTGCTCCTGGCGGAAAATCTACTCAAATAGCTGCCCGCCTGGGCGGTCAGGGATTGCTATGGTCTAATGAACCATCTGCAACCAGACTAAAAGTGCTGGCAGAAAATATAGAACGACTGGGAGTTGGTAACTGTATAATCAGCAACGAACTACCTGCCAAACTAGCTCAAAAATTACCTCAGGTTTTTGATAAAATTGTTGTTGATGCTCCCTGTTCAGGGGAAGGAATGTTCCGCAAAAATCCTAGTTTGCGAGCTCAGTGGACCTGGCGCGGGGTGGAATTCTGTGCTGAACGCCAGAAAGAAATACTCTCTGCCGCTGTGACAATGCTCAAACCAGGAGGTACCCTGGTTTACTCAACTTGCACCTTTAACCCTGTTGAAAATGAAGGGGTAATTGACTGGCTTTTGACTCATTTTCCCGAATTAAGTCTAATTTCCCATCCAGATCCCTTACCTGTTTTTGATGGCGGACATCCCGAATGGCTTCTCTTAAATAATCGCGAGCTGGAAAAATGCACTAGATTGTGGCCTCATAAACTGGAAGGCGAAGGCCATTTCATTGCTCTTTTGAGAAAAACAGAAACGGGTATCTCTTCAAAGATCCAACGAGCTAATGTTAATATAACAAATTCAGCTTTGAAAACGTGGCAAGCATTCGCAAAAGATTTTTTGGATAGCTGCCCAGAAGGATTTTATTTTGAAAGAAACCAGCATCTTTTCTGGCTCCCCTTACAGCCCCCTGATTTTAATGGGCTTAAAATTTTGCGTCCTGGACTGCTTTTAGGAGCATTCAAGAAAAATCGGTTTGAGCCTGCTCATAGTGCCGCTCTAGCCTGGCCGTTAATTAAAACAATTAATAATGTTGAATTTGGACCTGATGATCAACAATTATTCCAATACTTTGCTGGCCATCCTCTACCTGCTTCAGGCAATAAAGGCTGGCTAACTATAACAGTAAATGGTTTTCCAGTAGGCTGGGGTAAAGATGATGGACATTTAATTAAAAATCATTATCCAAAGGGATTAAGATGA